The Gemmatimonadaceae bacterium genome has a segment encoding these proteins:
- a CDS encoding co-chaperone GroES — protein sequence MATKTSVKVNPLADRVVIRALEETEQMRGGLYIPDTAKEKPQQGEIVAVGPGRFEKDKRVPMDVKVGDKVLYGKYSGTEVTIDNEQYLILRESDVLAVLS from the coding sequence ATGGCCACCAAGACCAGCGTCAAGGTCAACCCGTTGGCCGACCGCGTCGTCATTCGCGCGCTCGAGGAGACGGAGCAGATGCGGGGCGGTCTGTACATCCCGGATACGGCCAAGGAGAAGCCGCAGCAGGGCGAGATCGTCGCCGTCGGCCCCGGGCGGTTCGAGAAGGACAAGCGCGTCCCGATGGACGTCAAGGTCGGCGACAAGGTCCTGTACGGAAAGTACAGCGGCACCGAGGTCACGATCGACAACGAGCAGTATCTCATTCTCCGCGAGTCGGACGTCCTCGCGGTGCTGTCCTGA
- the miaA gene encoding tRNA (adenosine(37)-N6)-dimethylallyltransferase MiaA yields the protein MKSTGDSAVIDVGVICGPTAGGKSAIAMWLAERRPITIVSADSRQVYRGFDIGTAKPTADERTRVPHLGLDVVDPTVRYSSAVWAKAAHGWIADTLSLGRTPIVVGGTGLYLRALFEGLFAEPPIDAERRRRLEPELAALTTEELKRWVERLDPPRAHLGRAQLLRAIEIALLTGHRVSDLHAAHRGAGQGEARWRPRYLLVDPGPALAQRIGARLDMMLNAGWPTEVERLMHSVPPDAPAWKATGYETVRRMARGEVARAEARETILIETRQYAKRQRTWFRHQLPPDRVLSVNPLARDWEEVVARWTTGIVYGGTAERAGR from the coding sequence ATGAAATCGACCGGCGATTCGGCCGTCATTGACGTCGGGGTCATCTGCGGGCCGACGGCCGGCGGCAAGAGTGCCATCGCGATGTGGCTCGCCGAGCGCCGGCCGATCACCATCGTCAGCGCCGATTCGCGTCAGGTATATCGCGGCTTCGACATCGGCACGGCAAAGCCGACGGCGGACGAGCGCACGCGGGTGCCGCACTTGGGGCTCGACGTCGTCGATCCCACCGTTCGCTATTCGTCGGCGGTGTGGGCCAAAGCGGCCCACGGCTGGATCGCCGACACGCTTTCGCTTGGCCGCACGCCGATCGTCGTCGGCGGCACGGGATTGTATTTGCGCGCGCTATTCGAGGGACTCTTCGCCGAGCCGCCGATCGACGCCGAGCGGCGTCGGCGCCTGGAGCCCGAGCTCGCCGCGCTGACGACGGAGGAGCTCAAGCGCTGGGTCGAGCGCCTCGATCCGCCGCGCGCGCATCTCGGACGCGCGCAACTGCTGCGAGCCATCGAGATCGCGCTGCTCACCGGCCACCGCGTGAGCGATCTTCACGCGGCGCATCGGGGGGCTGGGCAAGGGGAAGCACGTTGGCGCCCGCGCTATCTTCTGGTGGATCCGGGCCCCGCGCTCGCGCAACGGATCGGCGCGCGGCTCGACATGATGCTCAACGCTGGATGGCCGACCGAGGTCGAGAGACTCATGCATTCGGTACCACCGGACGCGCCCGCCTGGAAGGCAACGGGATACGAAACCGTGAGGCGCATGGCGCGCGGCGAAGTCGCGCGCGCCGAGGCGCGCGAGACGATCCTGATCGAGACGAGACAATACGCCAAGCGCCAGCGGACCTGGTTCCGTCACCAACTCCCGCCCGACCGCGTTCTCTCTGTGAACCCGTTGGCGCGTGATTGGGAGGAGGTCGTCGCGCGCTGGACGACCGGGATCGTGTACGGCGGCACGGCGGAGAGAGCGGGCCGGTGA
- a CDS encoding BatD family protein: MIAALAIVAQLAIVAHGPDSASTCEAFEVSVAVSAKGSTVPRLIVPSFYPFDILRSSPVPHVSYDRRGDGSVTAEYRYVLTTDRPGTFAVSPFEARLGKDVIRSRPVEIAVHAAGRAQVPAVVARARVDTSLAIDFRALSAPETVYVGQQANYEVAVFLNAAVRDRLRRNPTFFPPDMQSMLAYDLPARANPPRREGGSHCFDALVYQRALFPLMPGRFAIPPAQLVYSLPLSASFFSREETHDLETDSTIIVAVEPPAAGRPADFGGAVGNVRVATRLDTLASRVGDPIVLTVRVMGTGNVKLFPRPAVGVPWATLVKGDERVRVDTTARRIAGSKEFDWLLTPKVAGELDVPPIRYGYFNPDTRRYEIASTGSTRVHVGPGSLASADTARTETLLPLRPRYRGAARAPVHESAAFWALLALAPLPAVTLRRRSVRRPTTDRAHEPSRRLGAAVRAAAKSRDASTVRRAYTSALSERLTLQPESFTRAGGLARVLRRRGVSTGIATQAERFLRELDEAAFAAGGALPSDAAERAERLYRAVDDEALPRTQIFTRVMSIVVIAALGAVAAHALSQRVDPRRAFDAGVEAYGRHEFVAARESFLESVQADPRAPDAWANLGTAAWAVADTARSVAAWQHALRLEPLAADVRERVELVHSLPWTASGFVPPVPVEWVFIAAALLWLATWGWAATRARRGDEVRRTRVASLAVAAGIVLVCGFALVDRAAGRHLEVMRTTASLTSDPEIGGDRGPTAIVGEVVREIGRQGAWTRVRLDDGRDGWVESSALISLDTRDASQIGN, translated from the coding sequence GTGATCGCCGCGCTTGCCATCGTCGCGCAGCTCGCGATCGTCGCGCACGGGCCGGATTCGGCCTCGACGTGCGAGGCGTTCGAGGTGTCGGTGGCGGTGAGCGCCAAAGGCTCGACCGTTCCGCGGCTGATCGTGCCGTCGTTCTATCCGTTCGACATTCTCCGGTCGTCTCCGGTGCCGCATGTGTCGTACGACCGGCGCGGCGATGGTTCGGTGACCGCCGAGTATCGCTACGTCCTTACCACCGACCGGCCTGGCACCTTCGCGGTTTCACCGTTCGAGGCGAGACTCGGCAAAGACGTCATTCGCTCTCGGCCGGTGGAAATCGCCGTGCACGCCGCAGGGCGCGCGCAGGTTCCCGCGGTCGTTGCGCGCGCGCGTGTCGACACGAGCCTCGCGATCGACTTCCGGGCGCTGTCAGCTCCGGAAACGGTGTACGTCGGACAGCAAGCCAATTACGAAGTCGCGGTCTTCTTGAATGCCGCCGTGCGCGACCGGCTGCGCAGGAACCCGACGTTCTTCCCGCCGGACATGCAGTCGATGCTCGCGTACGATCTGCCGGCGCGCGCCAATCCGCCGAGACGCGAAGGCGGCTCGCATTGCTTCGACGCGCTCGTCTACCAGCGCGCGCTCTTTCCGTTGATGCCGGGCCGCTTCGCGATTCCGCCGGCGCAGCTCGTGTACTCACTTCCGCTCTCCGCGAGTTTCTTCAGCCGCGAAGAGACGCACGACCTCGAGACGGACAGCACCATCATCGTGGCGGTCGAGCCGCCCGCGGCCGGGCGTCCCGCCGACTTCGGCGGCGCGGTCGGCAACGTGCGTGTGGCGACGCGACTCGACACGCTGGCGTCGCGCGTCGGCGATCCGATCGTGCTGACCGTTCGCGTCATGGGCACCGGGAACGTGAAGCTCTTCCCGCGTCCGGCGGTCGGCGTTCCATGGGCGACGTTGGTCAAGGGCGACGAGCGGGTGCGCGTGGACACGACGGCGCGGCGCATCGCCGGCTCCAAGGAGTTCGACTGGCTGCTCACGCCCAAAGTCGCGGGCGAGCTCGACGTGCCGCCGATTCGCTACGGCTACTTCAACCCCGACACGCGGCGCTACGAAATCGCGTCGACCGGCAGCACGCGCGTGCACGTCGGCCCGGGGTCGCTGGCGTCGGCGGATACGGCGCGAACGGAAACGCTCTTGCCTCTCCGCCCGCGCTATCGCGGCGCTGCTCGTGCTCCGGTGCACGAATCGGCGGCCTTCTGGGCGCTGCTCGCACTTGCCCCGCTGCCTGCGGTCACGCTTCGCCGCCGTTCTGTGCGACGACCGACGACCGATCGCGCACACGAACCGTCTCGCCGCCTTGGCGCCGCCGTGCGAGCGGCAGCGAAGTCGCGTGACGCGTCGACGGTTCGCCGCGCGTACACGTCGGCGCTCAGCGAACGGCTGACGCTTCAGCCGGAAAGCTTTACGCGAGCCGGCGGATTGGCCAGAGTACTGCGCCGTCGTGGCGTGTCGACCGGCATCGCGACCCAGGCCGAGCGATTCCTCCGCGAGTTGGACGAGGCGGCGTTTGCCGCCGGAGGTGCGCTGCCCTCCGACGCCGCCGAGAGAGCCGAACGTTTGTACCGCGCGGTCGACGACGAGGCGCTGCCACGCACGCAGATCTTCACGCGCGTCATGAGCATCGTGGTGATCGCGGCGCTCGGCGCGGTCGCCGCGCACGCTCTGTCGCAGCGCGTCGATCCACGTCGCGCGTTCGACGCCGGCGTCGAGGCCTATGGGCGGCACGAGTTCGTCGCCGCGCGCGAGTCGTTCCTCGAGTCGGTGCAGGCTGATCCTCGTGCCCCGGACGCGTGGGCCAACCTCGGCACGGCGGCGTGGGCGGTCGCCGATACGGCGCGGAGCGTCGCGGCGTGGCAGCACGCCCTGCGTCTCGAGCCGCTTGCTGCGGACGTCCGCGAGCGCGTCGAGCTCGTTCACTCGTTGCCCTGGACGGCGAGTGGGTTCGTTCCGCCGGTTCCCGTCGAGTGGGTGTTCATTGCGGCGGCGCTGCTGTGGCTCGCGACGTGGGGCTGGGCCGCGACGCGCGCGAGACGCGGTGACGAAGTGCGACGCACGCGGGTCGCGTCGCTCGCCGTCGCGGCCGGGATCGTGTTGGTCTGCGGCTTCGCGCTGGTCGACCGCGCCGCCGGACGGCACCTCGAGGTCATGCGCACCACCGCGTCGCTCACCTCCGATCCCGAGATCGGCGGCGATCGGGGGCCCACGGCGATCGTCGGCGAAGTCGTGCGAGAGATCGGCCGGCAGGGCGCGTGGACGCGCGTCCGCCTCGACGACGGCCGCGACGGATGGGTCGAGTCGTCCGCGCTCATCTCCCTCGACACGCGGGACGCGTCACAAATCGGCAATTGA
- the bshA gene encoding N-acetyl-alpha-D-glucosaminyl L-malate synthase BshA — protein MKVGITCYPTYGGSGALATELGIALAHRGHEVHFITYQQPFRLPAFTPGIYFHEVDVGRYPLFEYPPYDLALAVRMHEVTMAHSLDLLHCHYAIPHATSAWIAQEMLKQSRRDIRVVTTLHGTDITIVGQDPSFRPITKFSIEKSDGLTAVSRYLQTETLTTFGCTACRIEVIPNFVDPEIYDRSRYSSIFTEQVDAGKRVLMHVSNFRSVKRVTDVVKIFAEVERQVPSVLMMIGDGPDRVDAEAASRELGLQDKVFFLGKIDAVAPLLAGADLFLLPSSTESFGLSALEALASGVPVIGSNAGGLPEVVRDGETGFLCEVGDVDAMASASLELLRDRDRWHAMSTLAARDSRDRFSLDAIVGDYEAFYEYTLASPSRAERNTARATAHSPSPLPRGAA, from the coding sequence GTGAAGGTTGGCATCACGTGCTACCCGACGTACGGCGGCTCCGGGGCGCTGGCCACGGAGCTCGGCATCGCGCTCGCGCACCGCGGGCACGAGGTGCACTTCATCACATACCAGCAGCCGTTTCGGCTCCCCGCGTTTACTCCCGGCATCTATTTCCATGAGGTCGATGTAGGGCGCTACCCGCTCTTCGAGTATCCGCCGTACGACCTCGCGCTCGCGGTTCGAATGCACGAGGTGACGATGGCCCATTCGCTCGACTTGCTCCATTGCCACTACGCGATTCCTCATGCGACGAGCGCGTGGATCGCGCAAGAGATGCTCAAGCAATCGCGTCGCGACATCCGCGTCGTCACGACGCTGCACGGAACGGACATCACGATCGTCGGGCAGGACCCCTCGTTCCGCCCGATCACGAAGTTCTCGATTGAAAAATCCGACGGGCTCACAGCCGTCAGCCGCTATCTCCAGACCGAGACGCTCACGACCTTCGGATGCACGGCGTGCCGCATCGAGGTCATCCCGAATTTCGTCGACCCCGAGATCTACGACCGCTCGCGCTACTCGTCGATCTTCACCGAGCAAGTGGACGCCGGGAAGCGCGTGCTGATGCACGTGTCGAACTTCCGGTCGGTAAAGCGCGTGACCGACGTCGTGAAGATCTTCGCCGAAGTCGAGCGCCAGGTGCCATCGGTGCTCATGATGATCGGCGACGGCCCGGACCGCGTCGACGCGGAAGCGGCGTCCCGCGAGCTCGGCCTGCAGGACAAGGTGTTCTTCCTTGGCAAGATCGACGCGGTGGCGCCGCTGCTCGCCGGCGCCGACCTCTTTCTTCTGCCGTCGAGCACCGAGTCGTTCGGTCTGAGCGCGCTCGAGGCGCTCGCGTCGGGTGTTCCCGTAATCGGGTCCAACGCCGGCGGATTGCCGGAGGTCGTCCGCGACGGCGAGACGGGATTTCTCTGCGAGGTCGGCGACGTCGACGCCATGGCGTCCGCCTCGCTCGAGCTGCTCCGTGACCGCGACCGCTGGCACGCGATGAGCACCCTCGCCGCGCGGGACTCGCGCGACCGCTTCTCGCTCGACGCGATCGTCGGTGACTACGAAGCGTTCTACGAGTACACCCTGGCGTCGCCCTCCCGCGCCGAGCGCAACACCGCGCGCGCGACCGCGCACTCGCCCTCCCCCCTTCCACGTGGAGCCGCGTGA
- a CDS encoding biotin--[acetyl-CoA-carboxylase] ligase: MTNADAGGVVLYDGASAAVVAALLGVPRIELLGTVTSTQDVAHELASADAPAGTLVLAHEQTSGRGRHGRAWTSNPGAGVWLTLIERPSDPASADVLSLRVGLGLARALERFTTDPVRLKWPNDVYIGDRKLAGVLAEARWRDGAIEWVAVGVGINVVAPSAEPRAIGLAAGTTRLDVLRAVVPQLRDAAAALGHLTDSELAEFAARDYAAGHGCVEPVAGRVAGIDRTGALLINTGSRVAAVRAGSLVLQEEAT, translated from the coding sequence ATGACGAACGCCGACGCTGGCGGAGTCGTCCTGTACGACGGTGCTTCAGCCGCCGTCGTCGCGGCGCTGCTGGGCGTGCCGCGCATCGAGCTGCTCGGAACCGTGACGTCGACGCAAGACGTCGCGCACGAGCTGGCGTCGGCCGACGCGCCGGCGGGCACACTGGTCCTGGCCCACGAGCAGACGAGTGGGCGGGGCCGTCACGGGCGCGCGTGGACGTCCAACCCCGGCGCCGGTGTGTGGCTCACCCTCATCGAGCGTCCGAGCGATCCGGCGTCGGCCGACGTGTTGTCGCTGCGAGTTGGTCTGGGTCTGGCGCGCGCGCTCGAGCGATTCACGACCGATCCGGTGCGCCTCAAGTGGCCGAACGACGTCTACATCGGCGACCGCAAGCTCGCCGGCGTGCTCGCCGAGGCGCGCTGGCGCGACGGTGCGATCGAATGGGTCGCGGTCGGCGTCGGCATCAACGTCGTCGCGCCGAGCGCCGAGCCACGCGCCATCGGCTTGGCGGCGGGAACGACGCGCCTCGACGTCCTGCGGGCGGTCGTGCCGCAGCTTCGCGACGCGGCGGCGGCCCTCGGGCACCTCACCGACTCGGAGCTCGCCGAGTTCGCGGCGCGCGATTACGCCGCGGGGCACGGGTGCGTCGAACCGGTCGCCGGGCGCGTCGCCGGCATCGACCGCACCGGCGCGCTGCTCATCAACACGGGGTCGCGCGTCGCGGCGGTGCGCGCCGGATCCCTGGTACTTCAGGAGGAGGCGACGTGA
- a CDS encoding type III pantothenate kinase, producing the protein MILVFDVGNTELTIGLFQATELRAHWRIMTEVPRTPDEFGVLLRSLLSASEFNPANVDGVAIGSVVPRVTGPLAQGCQEYFTVAAPLIVDASSPLPIKLDVDEPLTVGADRLINTLAASRLYDHDAIVVDLGTATTFDCITSDGVFLGGVIAPGIMTSSETLTRRTSKLPATELSIPRRVIGRRTEECIRAGVMFGGADAIDGVVERIKREWPRPSVPTVIATGGFATTMAELCKSFDRVEPHLTLHGLALAYGLLSESEKRV; encoded by the coding sequence GTGATTCTCGTCTTCGACGTCGGCAACACCGAACTCACGATCGGGCTCTTCCAGGCGACGGAGTTGCGCGCGCATTGGCGGATCATGACCGAGGTTCCGCGCACGCCGGACGAATTCGGCGTCCTCCTTCGTTCACTGCTTTCGGCGAGCGAATTCAACCCCGCCAACGTGGACGGCGTGGCGATCGGCTCCGTCGTGCCGCGCGTCACGGGCCCGCTCGCCCAAGGATGCCAGGAATACTTCACGGTCGCCGCGCCGCTCATCGTCGACGCGTCGTCTCCCCTGCCGATCAAGCTCGACGTCGACGAGCCGCTCACCGTCGGCGCGGATCGCCTGATCAACACGCTCGCCGCGAGCCGCCTCTATGACCACGACGCGATCGTCGTGGACCTCGGCACCGCGACGACGTTCGATTGCATTACGTCGGACGGCGTTTTTCTGGGCGGGGTGATCGCCCCTGGGATCATGACGTCGTCCGAGACGCTCACTCGGCGGACGTCGAAGCTGCCTGCCACCGAGCTGTCGATTCCGCGGCGCGTGATCGGGCGTCGCACGGAGGAGTGCATTCGTGCCGGCGTGATGTTCGGCGGCGCAGACGCGATCGACGGCGTCGTCGAGCGGATCAAGCGTGAGTGGCCGAGACCCAGCGTGCCGACGGTGATCGCGACCGGCGGATTCGCGACGACGATGGCGGAGCTGTGCAAATCCTTCGATCGCGTCGAGCCGCACCTCACGCTACACGGACTGGCGCTCGCGTACGGGCTACTCTCGGAGAGCGAAAAGCGGGTCTAA
- the mutL gene encoding DNA mismatch repair endonuclease MutL codes for MTVASPPRIAVLPSDVADQIAAGEVVERPASVVKELIENAIDAGARAIDVAIEDGGRQTIRVSDDGTGMTRDDAVLALERHATSKIRSARDLVGVRSFGFRGEALAAICSVSELELETAPDDGAGTVVRAAGGRVIDVDATSRRRGTTVRAARLFYNAPARLKFLRGARSEWRAILDVVATMALTRRDVRISLSHDGKSILSLPASATPRERLAAIYGGPFAERLLDVDDVSGTTHVAGLVERPSDAGTATRRVFLSVNGRAVRDAGLARAAETAYRSTIPAGVRPTLFLDVVVAADSVDVNVHPAKAEVRFRDRWTVERAIETAVRRALGTFEAGATFGRRVWPTHAPLAEPSPEAASRLDSIPAPPPTADGLFNEATNAPPDPSTSPPVPPSTAPSDVPPLFQLHRTYIAFEHEHGVVLIDQHSAHERVLFEQFMGALARGEHPAQRLLFPMTLHLGPAESEAFEQNRAAFEQLGFEIEGFGGHTLIVRAVPMPHPRFDPERCLRDTLATITGDRGASEHSRHERLAATVACKAAIKAGDALSPAEQRALYAALRDTTLPAHDVHGRATIVQLTWDEIDRRFGRH; via the coding sequence GTGACCGTCGCTTCTCCCCCGCGCATCGCCGTCCTGCCGAGCGACGTCGCCGATCAAATCGCCGCGGGCGAAGTCGTCGAGCGGCCGGCGTCGGTGGTCAAGGAGCTCATCGAGAACGCCATCGACGCCGGCGCCCGCGCGATCGACGTCGCGATCGAAGACGGCGGCCGGCAGACGATTCGCGTGAGCGACGACGGCACCGGCATGACGCGCGACGACGCCGTCCTCGCCTTGGAGCGGCACGCGACTTCAAAAATTCGCTCGGCGCGCGATCTGGTCGGCGTGCGCAGCTTCGGGTTCCGCGGCGAGGCGCTGGCGGCGATCTGCTCGGTGTCGGAGCTCGAGCTCGAGACGGCGCCCGACGACGGCGCGGGAACGGTCGTGCGCGCCGCCGGCGGTCGCGTCATCGACGTCGACGCGACGAGCCGCCGCCGCGGCACCACGGTGCGCGCCGCGCGACTGTTCTACAACGCGCCCGCGCGACTCAAGTTCTTGCGCGGCGCGCGCTCAGAATGGCGAGCGATCCTCGACGTCGTCGCCACGATGGCCCTTACGCGCCGCGACGTCCGCATCTCGCTCTCGCACGACGGCAAGTCGATCCTCTCGCTTCCGGCGAGCGCGACCCCGCGCGAGCGGTTGGCCGCGATCTACGGCGGGCCGTTCGCGGAGCGTCTGCTCGACGTCGACGACGTGAGTGGCACGACGCACGTCGCCGGGTTGGTCGAGCGTCCGTCGGACGCGGGCACCGCCACACGACGCGTCTTTCTCTCGGTGAACGGCAGAGCCGTGCGCGACGCGGGTCTCGCGCGCGCCGCGGAGACCGCGTACCGCTCGACGATTCCCGCCGGCGTGCGGCCCACGCTCTTTCTCGACGTCGTCGTCGCCGCGGATTCGGTCGACGTCAACGTTCATCCCGCGAAAGCCGAAGTTCGCTTCCGCGATCGATGGACGGTGGAGCGTGCGATCGAAACCGCCGTGCGCCGCGCGCTCGGCACGTTCGAAGCCGGCGCCACATTTGGCCGGCGTGTTTGGCCCACACACGCGCCGCTCGCCGAGCCGTCGCCCGAGGCGGCCAGCCGGCTCGACTCCATCCCCGCGCCGCCGCCGACCGCCGATGGTCTATTCAACGAAGCGACAAATGCGCCGCCCGACCCGTCCACCAGTCCACCTGTCCCCCCGTCCACCGCTCCAAGCGACGTACCGCCCCTTTTCCAACTGCATCGCACCTACATCGCCTTCGAGCACGAACACGGCGTCGTGCTGATTGATCAACATTCGGCGCACGAACGCGTGCTGTTCGAGCAGTTCATGGGCGCGCTCGCGCGCGGCGAACACCCCGCGCAGCGTCTGCTCTTTCCGATGACGTTGCATCTCGGACCGGCGGAGAGCGAGGCGTTCGAGCAGAATCGAGCCGCGTTCGAGCAACTCGGATTCGAGATCGAGGGATTCGGCGGCCACACGCTGATCGTGCGAGCCGTGCCCATGCCGCACCCGCGCTTCGATCCGGAGCGTTGCCTTCGAGACACGCTCGCCACGATCACCGGCGACCGCGGCGCGAGCGAGCATTCGCGCCACGAGCGCCTGGCAGCGACGGTCGCGTGCAAGGCCGCGATCAAGGCCGGCGACGCGTTGTCGCCCGCCGAGCAGCGCGCGCTCTACGCAGCCCTGCGCGACACCACGCTCCCCGCGCACGACGTGCACGGCAGGGCGACGATCGTCCAACTCACGTGGGATGAAATCGACCGGCGATTCGGCCGTCATTGA
- a CDS encoding undecaprenyl-diphosphate phosphatase: protein MSLAHAIILGIVQGLSEFLPVSSSAHLTLVPWLFHWNDPGLAFDVALHVGTLIAVLWYFRAQWIAMVRASLGQGTAEERRRVGFLVIATIPGAIAGLALEKQADSTFRDPRLIAVVLIAMGILLWWIDKAAASDRSLPTMTVRDALLVGLAQMFAIVPGVSRSGSTITAGRALRFTREDAAVFSFLMSMPIIAAAAILKLPHVLKTEGVTTPLVAGVVASAVSGWLAIAVLLRFVVRRSYGVFAAYRVIVGLIVLGIAFFR, encoded by the coding sequence GTGAGCCTCGCCCACGCCATCATTCTCGGGATCGTCCAGGGCCTCTCGGAGTTTCTACCCGTCAGCAGCTCGGCGCACCTGACGCTCGTGCCCTGGCTCTTTCACTGGAACGACCCCGGCCTCGCGTTCGACGTCGCGCTGCATGTCGGCACATTGATCGCCGTCCTCTGGTACTTTCGCGCGCAATGGATCGCGATGGTCCGAGCATCGCTGGGGCAGGGCACCGCGGAGGAACGGCGGCGGGTGGGCTTCCTCGTCATCGCCACGATCCCGGGGGCAATCGCCGGGCTCGCGTTGGAGAAGCAGGCCGACAGCACTTTTCGCGACCCGCGCCTGATTGCCGTCGTATTGATCGCGATGGGCATATTGCTGTGGTGGATCGACAAGGCGGCCGCGTCAGATCGCTCGCTCCCGACCATGACGGTGCGCGACGCGCTGCTCGTCGGGTTGGCCCAGATGTTCGCGATCGTTCCCGGCGTGTCGCGCTCGGGGTCGACGATCACGGCGGGGCGGGCGCTGCGCTTCACGCGCGAAGACGCCGCCGTATTCAGCTTTCTCATGAGCATGCCGATCATCGCGGCCGCGGCCATCTTGAAGCTGCCGCACGTGCTCAAGACCGAGGGCGTGACGACGCCGCTCGTCGCCGGCGTCGTCGCGTCCGCCGTCAGCGGATGGCTGGCCATCGCCGTACTCTTGCGGTTCGTCGTTCGGCGTAGCTATGGCGTCTTCGCGGCGTACCGAGTGATCGTCGGACTCATCGTTTTGGGAATCGCATTCTTTCGCTGA